The window CAGCTAAACACTAGACTTCAAGCAGAGAACTTATTTAGGGTTGGTTTATTGTTAATTGAAAGTGATCGATGAGCTTAGTTATATGATGCTTCTGTTGAGAAAGAGACGCATACCTAAATGACAACTCCATCTGCGTATGCTACAGTGATCAAATGCGTAAACTTCTAAGTGGAAAATGTCGACCAAAGCAATATCTAGCTAGTTAGTCACTCAACATGATCATTTCGTGTACGAAGAATGTACCCTCCTGGCTGGTTACACCTCCATATATGGCTCTCGATCTGTTCATCCTTTTCAATATGAATCCATGAGTAAACTTCTGTTGAAGAAGAATATGCAATCATAACTTCATAAGGAAGGTTTGTACGGGGGAGGGAGCTTCTAACTCTAGCTATAATATTACATTATAAGATAAACACGGATGTTCACGTGATATTGTTTATCTGTTTTGTTGTTTTGTTTTGTTGTAATTATAACTAAACGTCTTCGAGTTTCGTCATATGATTTAGTATAACAAAAAATCGATATATTAAGATTCTAAATTTGAATTTAAAATCTTAAAAGTGAAATACATAAAACTTAGTGTCATATATAATATTAATGTCGAGGCCACTTAATCATCAAAACAACCTAACTTTGCAGATCAAAAAATAAAAAAAAGACCACATAAACCTAACCCTAACCACCAGAAACGACCCGATCTAGCTGTTGGCATGAATCATGCAAACCTCCGAGAGAAGCAAAAACATTCTATACTACTTGTTTATTCACAAAGCCACCTCTCTGCCTTCCCCAGATCATGCTCCATATATGTTTCTGTATATAGAGCAGATCAGAATATCAGATTGCAAAATCTGCAAAAAGGGCAGAAACAATTCGGATGCGCGCATACATTCTAGTTCGGATACAAGTATTTTCCGTATCAAGAAACATAGGGGTAAGCTGGGAAGAAAACAACGTGGGGGGGGGGGGTTAGGATAGGGCCTGCACGAGTCGTCACCTTCCTGGCCAAAAAAAATCTGGAACCAACTTTCACAATCGATAATGAAAACGATGACTTGGTACCGTTCTTATCTGAGAGAGGTGGTACCAGTGTGTACTACCAGAGAGAGCATCTATATAAGTACGGCAATATCTATTGCCATTATAATATCATATCTTTTATTTCTATTTTCATTTGAATAATTAAATGAATTATATTTACGGGTGTGGTGGTTTTGTCAGGTTGTACGTACCGTCCGCACTCGAGTCTGTCCTTCCTCACATAGGTCCTCCACCAAATAAGCTGCCTCCTGCTTTTGCGATAAGAAAACGACTTTCCCAAATACCCAGCCTGCCCCTGTGTACTTTTCTTATTTACTTTCCGTCCTTTACCGTCCTTCCCCGTACGGTATCTTCTTTTGAGAGACTACATGACTTCACTGCCCTCCCAATTTCTTTATTCTTATCAGCTCGGGAATAGTTCAACAATACCCAAATAGTTTTTAGTTTTTACACACAAAAATAGATGCTTCTCTTATTCTGATTTCTTATTGTTTTTACATGAGGATCAACATCACTTGCAACATTAAGAGCAAAATTTTTATCCTCTTAGCAACCACTTAGATTAATTTGATGAGAACTCGTTTTGTGTTAACTTTTATCTTTTGTAATTGTAAAATTGTTGAAGTTAATGAGGATTTATATTGTATTAACTCTTTTGTCTTTTGTCTTTTGTAGTAACATTCTCCATGAAAGTTGTTTACATTACCCTTATAATGATAAAACACTAGAAGCACACATCATGAATTTAGTCACCGAAGCCTAACCCCGGGTATTACCGATTGAGACATCATGTTTGGCGGTCCGGACATTAGGACCGAACCAGCTACAATGCGCCCATAGGATCATTAAAGTGGCCATTGAGGGTCACTTCATTGGCAGCAAAGCCTAATAAACAGGGTACCAGTAAAACATTGAAGGAGATAGGGTACATGATTCCCAAGACAAACACGAACTTCCATAACAGGTATGTTCAAAATACTAGTTTAACTCATCTTGCATCTTAACAAGTAGCGACACTTGATGGCTTAGACATCCTAGATTCGTAAGCCGGCAACTCTAGTCTTGACCTCTGACAGTTGTCACTTGTGTATGCTATCAGGAGAAGTTTGCAGACTATGAATTCTAAATCAAACTATAAGAGTATCGAGACCCAAGGCTCAACAAAAACAAAATTAGTATAACATATACTGTATGTATATCTTGTGTTTGATTTCAACAAACAAATAAAGTAAAAGCTTCAAATGACATTCAAAACATGAAAATTTTGATAATCTGATTTATCACACATTCATGCAAGATGTGAATAAAATATTAGTGATATTTGAGACAAAAATAACATTCTTAAACAATATGTTCTCCAAAGAGGTCTCATAAAACATTATTGAACAAGACGTTCTCCAAATGACTACCGGCTACGTACGTATAAGTAAAAGTTTCTAACAATATTATGTAAGTTTTCAACGTCAGTCCAGATGTCTTCTAAGAAAAACGTCAACCCAGATGAATATAGAATTTATAAAAGACGTTGAATTTTCTGAGCGTAGTGGGTTGTAACCATGTATATTAACCGATAAAAAGTATTTACTAATATATGTTGTCATCGGGGTCATCTTATTCGACCGCAAAGAGAAGGGTAAGCTCGTCCATTCAAAGGGAAACAAACAAGAATAGGAACAAAAGAACTATGTCCCCTCCCAAGGTCATTACAGTCCTTCACTCCTCCTTCATCTTCACTCCCTCCTCAGCTAAAACCAAACCTCCCCAAACAGAAAACCAGAATTTCCTACAAACAGTTTCCTCAAAAAACCCATTACTCCCCATCTCCTCCTATATAACAAAACCTCCCCAAACTTTCATTTCCCCATCCCAAAATCCCAACAATCAATCCACCCCAAAATGGCAACAACAACAGAGCTCAAACTCTCTCCTCCCCTTCAATCCATCAAGACCCAAAAACCCATTTCCAACACCAACTTCTTCCATTTCCTGTCAGATGAACTCATCTTCATAATCTTGGACTTCCTTAACTCAAACCCAACTGACAGAAAATCCTTCTCTCTAGTCTGCAAGTCCTTCTATTCCATAGAATCCAAACACCGCCGCACCCTCACCCCTCTCCGCTCCGACCACCTCCCTTCAATCCTCACCCGCTATACATCTCTCACCCGCCTCGATCTCACCCTCTGCCCACGTGTCACTGACTCTTCCCTCATCACAATCTCCAATGCCTGCAAGTCAAATCTCCAAAGCATCGATCTTTCGCGGTCCAAATACTTCTCCGGCGCCGGCCTACAAAGCTTGGCCGTGAATTGTAAGAACATGGTGGAGATTGACTTGTCAAACGCCACCGAGCTCAAAGACTCGGCGGCTGCGGCTCTGGCCGAGGCCAAGAACTTGGAGAGGCTCTGGTTAGGAAGGTGTAAGCAGATTACGGACATGGGTGTTGGGTGTATAGCTGTTGGGTGTAGGAAGCTGAAGTTGATTAGTTTAAAGTGGTGTCTTGGTGTTGATGACTTGGGAGTTGAGTTGCTTGCGCTAAAGTGCAAAGATCTTCGGAGTTTGGATCTGTCTTACTTGCCGGTAACTTGGTTTAATCTCTGTTTTTTTTTTTTCGAGTTTCAAGTGTTATTGTTCATGATGTTAATGGTGTTTTTTTTGTTTTTTGTTATGGTGCTGCAGATCACGGATAAGTGTTTGCCGTCGATCTTCGAGTTACCGTATCTTGAGGATTTGGTTCTGGAAGGATGCTTTGGCATCGACGATGACAGCCTTGCAGCCTTCAAACATGGCTGCAAGTCGCTAAAGGTATTTATGCTTAGCTGGTACAATTTTCTTATGCCCTCTTGTGTTAGGCATCTTTGTTAATAACTCAGAGTAGGTGTAATTAGATTGTGGATTCCATGTGTGTGCTTCTGAAAAGTTTAACACCTTTAACTTTTAATTATCCTTCCTATTATGGCAGAAATTAGTTGGTTGGGAAAAAATAGGTTTGGGGCTAGGTTGTGTAAGATAATCTTAGCCCTGAGCCTGAAAAAAAAGAAATAGCCTGGGAAAAAAAAATACAGGCTCTATCAGCTTTGAGATTATATCTTTCTTACTAGTTACATGGGAAAAGTTTTTTAATGCTTTTGTAGATTTTGACTCATGAATTTGTGTTTACCCTTTGACAGAAGCTTGACATATCAAGTTGTCAGAACATTAGTCATAATGGTTTGGCTTCCCTAACTAGTGGCGGAGTTCTAGAGCAACTCGTATTGTCACATGGCTCTCCTGTAAGTGTTTCAATTTCTGTGTGTTGTTTTGTGACCGGTTATGGTTTGAGTTTAAACTCATGATGTGTACTCTGGTGGTGTTGGTGTTTAGGTGACTCTTGCTCTTGCTGATAGTTTGAAAAGGCTTACAATGTTGCATTCTATCAAATTAGATGGTTGCTCGATTACTTATGCTGGACTTCAAGCGATTGGAAGCTGGTGCATGTCATTAAGGGACCTGAGCTTAAGTAAATGTCCTGGGGTGACAGATGATGGGCTCTCCTCTCTTTTGACAAAACACAAAGATCTGCGGAAGTTAGACATCACGTGTTGCCGAAAGATAACTTATGCATCCATAGATCATATTACAGTATCATGCACCGCACTTACCTCTCTTAGGATGGAGTCATGCACCCTGGTTCCAAGAGAAGCATTTGTACTCATCGGGCAAAGATGTGGTCTTCTTGAGGAGATTGACATAACAGATAATGAAATTGATGATGAAGGTAATTCCCCCACTCAACTTCAGTCTAGTCAATCACTACTTTGATTTGCATACTTATATATACTAATATGTTTTTAATGTATCCAGGTTTGAAGTCAATCTCCAGATGTTCGGAACTCACCAGCTTAAAACTAGGAATTTGCCTAAACATAACTGATGAGGGAGTTTCTCAAGTTGGCATGGGGTGCTCGAAACTTGTAGAGCTCGATTTGTACAGGTTTGTAATTCATGGAGCATGAATTTTTCTTTTCATCGTTCTGTTTTCTTTCATCTTGTAGGTCACAAAAGAAACAGTATATCACCACATATAATTCTGAATGCTTGTCTCACTTATTTAGTTATTTGTATTGTGGATTCCCAGTACTATGCGAAAGTATGAAACACATGAAGTAGAATGGAACTCTCTGTTTTAATATTAATAATCCTAAAATGCTCTATTCTAGAAGCGTATATATAAAGTTCAAATATGAAACAAATCTCAACTTCACTACAAACGGTTATGCGATTGTGCAATAATTGTTCTGGTTGTTTTGTTCAGGTGCACAGGAATAACTGATTCAGGCATTTCAGCCGTTGCTCGTGGTTGTCCTGGACTCGAGATGATTAATATAGCCTACTGTAAAGACATTACTGATAGTTCACTAATCTCATTGTCGAAATGCTCAAGTTTGAACACAGTAGAAAGTCGAGGATGTCCTCTTATCACATCTCTGGGTCTAGCTGCAATTGCCGTGGGATGCAAGCAGCTGGTCAAGCTGGACATAAAAAAGTGTATCAATATTGATGATGCTGGGATGATCCCACTTGCTCACTTCTCTCAGAACCTTAGACAGGTACCTTTTGTCATTCCTTTTGCTTTCCGGATAGCCTTAACGGTTCAACAGATGATCACTTTTAGTTTACCAAATCTTTCATCCTGTGTTTGCAGATTAATTTGTCGTATACTTCTGTTACGGATGTGGGGTTGCTCTCCCTAGCCAGCATCAGCTGCCTGCAGAGCTTGACCATCTTGCACTTGAAGGGCTTGACCGCTAGTGGGCTTGCAGCTGCCTTATTGGCATGTGGAGGGCTAACAAAAGTGAAGCTCCAAGCGACCTTCAAATCATTGGTGCCCCAAGCTCTTTTTGAACATTTTGAGGCACGTGGTTGTCTGTTTCAGTGGAGAGATAAATTTTTCCGGGTAAGTCTGCTTTTACCTGTCAATTATGAACTGCAAACACTAAATGTAATTGATCTAATCCATATCACAAACTATTTAAGTACATACAAGGATAGTGCACTGATATGCTCTCACTGTCCAGTATTGCCAACATGCATGCTAGCATATCGACTCGGAAATCAAAATTAAAAATTGTTGTTAGTTGTATTAACATTACTTTGTTTGATCAACAGGCGGAACTTGACCCTCAGTGTTGGAAATTACAGTTGGAAGATGCCATACCGTGAGTTCTGTTCCTTTAGGTTGAGTGAGATGCAGCTCTGTTTAAACTCCTCAATAAGGTTCCAGTTTTTTGCTTACCTGAAGATGCGGGACTACTTATACTGTGAATACAACGTAGCAGTCGATATCCGTTTTCTTGCCTGGGCGCTTTCGTTTTGTATTCTCTTCCATCAGAAACCTCAAAACATGGAGAAAATATGGTTTTTAGTGAACAGGATTCTTTGGAATTTTTTATTTTTTATTGGAAATGAAAGGATTTCATTAAGGGACAGTGCCCGTACCAGCCCAAACTAGGGTCTGATCCGATTACAAGAAACTAAATGGATTAATTTGCAACTACTTCTACATAGAAATAACAAGAGCAAATATTACCATGACTAAATTACAACTGAAAACTAAGGGTCAAAGAAACAAGCCCAAACCAACATAGAAAACCTAGCTACTGCAAAGCCATCACCTGTTGTCGACCACATAGAGCCGTAGCCGCCGATGAGTTGCCGGAAGCAAATAACCAACAAATTTCATGTCGTATAGCCGATGACAAACAAATCTCAAAACACAAATCATAAGTAACCCAACAATCCAAGCATCATCTTCTTCATCCAAAAGACCCCAAGAGAGTGGCATGACTATGGAAGGAGGACCAAGAACATGAACAAGAGCCGAGAATAGGGGGCGTTTACTAAACTTGAATGGGATTGAGGGAGAATGGGAAAGAGAAAGAATGGGAAAGACAAGGAATGGGAGAGAGGAGGAGTGATTCTCATTCATTTGTTTACTTGTATCTGGAATGAGAAATGGAAGTAGGATGGAATGGGAAACATAACCAAGTTAAGTACAAAAATATCCTCTACAACAGATGAGGTAAAGGTTGGTTTATAAGTTGTAGGGTTTTGTTATGGGTAATTTTGGATTTTCATAAAGTTATAAGGTTAATTTTGGAAGAAAAAAAATTCATAGGTGAATCAAAATGAATACCAACCTCTACCTCCAGAATGGAAGAGGAGGAATAACTCCTGGTTCAGCTATGAGACCCACGCATGTTTGATTCTCCTCTTAGGTTAGTAAACATCATTTCAACCCGGAATAGGAATGACTCTCAATCGGATGATTCTCGTTCACTGAAAGTAAACGCGCCCTAAAACCATAGAGAATAGGGGGTGGTGAATCCATGCGTGAGCACCCATACATGTAGTGTATTCATGTGTACCAGTCTTGTTGTACTTTATGGGTTTTTTCGGCGAAAACCCATAAAGTAGCAGTCGATCACTACCGATGACTACCGAATGATTGCATTATAGTGATTATACTGAGATCTTCACTGAGGCAGTAGCAGCCCAACACTGCTTTAAACAACTTTGACAACCAACAAGACTGACTCTTGAGATTAGCCATAAGCCTGTAAAACACCCGCAGTTGATCCTTACCTCTACACAACTCCCATTGATCATATGCTTGATGAGACTCAAATACCTAGACATTTGCATGAGCTACACTAGACTTGTTGTACATGGTTGATTGATTCTATAAATAGATTTTAAAAATAAATGGAACCAAGGAGGTCTAACTAAATAAAATAAAATAAAATAAAAAAGTTCGGTTTACAGAGGTCCTACCGGGAGTCGAACCAGGTCGCTGGATTCAAAGTCCAGAGTGCTAACCACTACACCATAGAACCATTTGCGTCTAAGCTAGCACATGTAATTCTTTCTCAATGTGATTCTTGTTCCGAATATATTTAGACACAATCCTCCTGCAAATTGCAACACGAAGTCAAAGACTTCATCAGTAACTATCGTCTAGAGATTTTGTCATTCTGAAGTGGTGGTTTCGAACACCTTTGTTCTAATCAAACTTCCTCCTACATTATTGGAGGTCTCACGAGCTTCGGTTCTTCTTCTTGGTTTTGTCTTCAACATTTGGGTTTTATTCAACAACCTTACAGTAATGTTTTAAAACTAGCATGCCTAAAACTTGTTAGTCGTTACTAATGACATCAAATATACATCATAACCCAATAGTCAATAACTAGATACTCTGTTTTGTTTTGAGTTTACCATCCCGAAAATGGAAAAATCATTGTCATGAGGAGCACAACTATCATGAAATGATTGAAATCAAACCCACCCGATCGATATCACATTGATAGCATGTGAAACAACGATCCTTGATGTGTTTGAAAGGCCAACAAAAAATATAAGAAGAATATTAGTAACTGGAAACAAGAACCGGAGCAGTGATCTGTATCACCATGAATATGCAAACTATCTTAATCATCAAGATGTGATCTTAATTTAGGGCCTCGTCTTCCGCTTCAATAATGTCAACATCAATGGCAAATTTGTATGCAGTTTCCTGTCCCGGGCTACATTTTTCAATAATTTTATGTTAACTTGGTGTTTACATTACATTTCTCTATAACATTGTTGGTTTTCTTCCTCCTTAAAGTGCAACCTTTAAAACTTATGATACTCTGTCAACATATAAGGACTTAGAGCAACTTTAGCAGATTATCTATTTTAGTTTTTTCTATTTTATAGAACATGTTTAGTTTTTTGTTTTTTTTGAAGCTCCAGCAGACTAATCAAAATTTAGCTATTATGATTTTTAGTTATCATGCTAGCTAAATATAAAGAGCGAGATAACTCAGATGAGGCTAGCTATAATTTAATACATTCATTGTAAAATATTTTACGTGATATATAAATATATTTAAACTATTTAATCTTTATTTGAAGAATAATGTTGATGTAATGCTAGCTAAAATAGACAGCATTGATGCAGTCACATTTCTAAAGTGGCTAGCCAAAATGACATTTTAGCTAATTTGACTAAAATTTAACTAAAAAATGACTAACACTGCTAAAAATGCTCTCATGTGCTACTCAATTCTAATGATGTTTTTGAAAAGTTGTGCTAATTATGTGTAAAATCGTTTTGTTTTTTGTGGTGACATCTTTTCTCTTAGCTCGGTTATGGCTTGCGAGACATAGACTGTCCTAGTTTGAGCAAATGAGCCTTAATTTTTGTTTTTTGTCGTTTGTGTTGCTTCATTGTTGTATAAATTTAGCTCTTTACCAATTTTGTGTGTGATTAGACTGAGGAATGTGCGCGTATCTTGAGCATATTTGCACTCTCTCTTCCAAAAACAAGAGACAAGGAATTCTATACATCCATCAAACTCACCAGTCATCCAACCAAAGTGCAAACAAGTTAAATTTTAGTATAATGTTCTCTAAGATTGTACTCCATGTTAAGTCTACCACAAGACTTTATACATGTATACTCATATAAAATCTAGTATATCAAACGTGTGTCTAGAATCTCACATACAACCATCCAAACTAACCCAACCCAACAAAAGAAAGAAAGAAAAAAACCCTCAAAAACTTTGTAAAAGATTCTCAAAAAAAAAAGGAAAAAAAAAGAAAAAAAAAATGAAAAACAGAGCCAAAATGCCCCGCTGCCACTTCTCAGCCGCACAGATCTTCTTCTTCTTCTTCCCCAAGCCGCCAGTCCAAGCCTACGTGTCCAGTCCAGTCAAACCCACAAGCTTTGACCGAGGACATTTTTCCACGGTCAAACTTCCCTCCTCCTTCTTCGAAACAGCGTGAGGGTCTTGTTCGTCACTTTCGTTCAACACCTTTAAATACTACTTCTTACTTGTTCGTAATCTCCATAACCAAAAACCAGAGCACACAACCATGACTTCTTCCTTCACTCACCTCCTCACAAGCAACATGAACATGAACACCAACAACTTTGACCAGGACCGAACCGGCAGCTGGAACTGGGGTCTCTCCGACCGTTCAACTGAGCAACAAGAACACCCCAAGTTCAAGTCACACCAGCCGCCTTCTCTCCCGCTCTCTCCTCCTCCTCCTTCCCCTTCTTCTTACTTGGTTAACGCTTTCAGCCCTACTGATTTTCTCAGCTCCCCCATGTTCCTAGCTAACTCTAATGTAAGTTTCTATTATACAACTCTCTCTTGGTTTATGAATATGAACATGAATCTTGGTTTATGAATACAACTCTAATGTTGTTTGTAATAATGCACCGGATTTCATCATAATTCTGAAGTTAAGCTAATTTAAATGAGAGTAGTACTAAGATATGTGACCTCCTAGGAATGACTCGTATTGCATCCCTACCTTTTAACTAAAAAATAAAAAAAAAAAAAAATAACTTGTTTAACTCTATTAGGGTTGTTATGTTGGTTTTGGTTGTTGATTTTGTTAATTGTTT of the Fragaria vesca subsp. vesca linkage group LG6, FraVesHawaii_1.0, whole genome shotgun sequence genome contains:
- the LOC101308777 gene encoding F-box/LRR-repeat protein 3-like produces the protein MATTTELKLSPPLQSIKTQKPISNTNFFHFLSDELIFIILDFLNSNPTDRKSFSLVCKSFYSIESKHRRTLTPLRSDHLPSILTRYTSLTRLDLTLCPRVTDSSLITISNACKSNLQSIDLSRSKYFSGAGLQSLAVNCKNMVEIDLSNATELKDSAAAALAEAKNLERLWLGRCKQITDMGVGCIAVGCRKLKLISLKWCLGVDDLGVELLALKCKDLRSLDLSYLPITDKCLPSIFELPYLEDLVLEGCFGIDDDSLAAFKHGCKSLKKLDISSCQNISHNGLASLTSGGVLEQLVLSHGSPVTLALADSLKRLTMLHSIKLDGCSITYAGLQAIGSWCMSLRDLSLSKCPGVTDDGLSSLLTKHKDLRKLDITCCRKITYASIDHITVSCTALTSLRMESCTLVPREAFVLIGQRCGLLEEIDITDNEIDDEGLKSISRCSELTSLKLGICLNITDEGVSQVGMGCSKLVELDLYRCTGITDSGISAVARGCPGLEMINIAYCKDITDSSLISLSKCSSLNTVESRGCPLITSLGLAAIAVGCKQLVKLDIKKCINIDDAGMIPLAHFSQNLRQINLSYTSVTDVGLLSLASISCLQSLTILHLKGLTASGLAAALLACGGLTKVKLQATFKSLVPQALFEHFEARGCLFQWRDKFFRAELDPQCWKLQLEDAIP